From one Zhongshania sp. R06B22 genomic stretch:
- the urtB gene encoding urea ABC transporter permease subunit UrtB, producing the protein MKLCHVFRVFVLSLFLLGFQGVQAEQVTPIENKADSALLLNQLITAKSTADKTNLINMIAHSNLAQRAEVLNALQDGELYYTKADDQLVYAYPHPDGYEIRSVIEGESLGVIGSRKVRKISINNELRTLLRGVLAELSLRSEDVGVRLAAAKDLIRSPAPEFLPAIERAKSIESSKKVLTSLNIASAMINLNSDQQVLRLDAIEAFRGSLDSDAMSILAGMQLKDDDGNYREEDELVRESAAAVLSEMRAEAKIYKLVENVFFGLSLGSVLLLTAVGLAITFGVMGVINMAHGEMMMLGAYTTYVIQLLMPNYIDYSIIVAIPAAFMVSGLVGIVIERGIIRHLYGRPLETLLATFGVSLILQQAVRSIFSPLNKSVTAPSWLSGSWEINGALSLTYNRLYIIIFSLIVLLLLVFLLKKTFVGLQMRAVTQNRAMANSMGIRAGWVDALTFGLGSGIAGIAGVALSQLTNVGPNLGQSYIIDSFMVVVFGGVGNLFGTFFAAMSLGVANKFLEPFAGAVLAKIFVLVFIILFIQWRPRGLFALKGRSVED; encoded by the coding sequence ATGAAACTTTGCCATGTATTCCGTGTATTTGTATTGTCGCTTTTTCTCCTTGGTTTTCAGGGAGTACAGGCCGAGCAAGTTACGCCAATAGAAAATAAAGCTGACAGCGCGCTTTTACTCAATCAATTAATAACGGCGAAATCAACGGCAGATAAGACAAATCTTATCAACATGATTGCGCATTCAAATTTAGCTCAACGTGCAGAGGTTTTAAATGCTTTGCAAGACGGTGAGCTCTATTACACCAAGGCAGATGATCAATTGGTCTACGCCTATCCCCATCCAGATGGCTATGAAATAAGGTCGGTTATAGAAGGCGAGAGCCTAGGGGTAATAGGTAGTCGAAAAGTCAGGAAAATAAGTATCAATAATGAATTGCGTACTTTGTTGCGTGGTGTGTTAGCGGAATTGTCCCTGCGCAGTGAAGATGTCGGCGTGCGCTTAGCAGCGGCCAAGGATCTGATTCGCAGTCCTGCGCCAGAATTCTTGCCTGCGATAGAGCGCGCAAAATCGATTGAATCTAGCAAGAAAGTTTTAACGTCTTTAAATATCGCGTCGGCGATGATCAACTTAAATTCAGATCAGCAGGTATTACGCCTGGATGCTATTGAAGCCTTCCGTGGCAGTTTAGATAGTGATGCAATGTCGATCTTGGCTGGGATGCAGTTGAAAGATGACGATGGCAATTATCGTGAAGAAGATGAGCTAGTTCGAGAGTCTGCAGCTGCGGTATTAAGCGAAATGCGCGCTGAGGCAAAGATTTATAAGTTAGTGGAAAATGTATTTTTCGGTCTAAGTTTAGGTTCGGTATTACTGCTTACAGCGGTAGGTTTGGCCATTACCTTCGGGGTAATGGGGGTAATTAATATGGCCCATGGCGAAATGATGATGCTGGGCGCGTATACCACCTACGTTATTCAATTGTTGATGCCAAATTATATCGACTACTCCATTATTGTCGCGATTCCCGCCGCGTTTATGGTGTCGGGCTTAGTTGGAATTGTGATTGAGCGCGGTATTATTCGCCATCTCTATGGCCGTCCTTTAGAAACCTTGTTGGCAACGTTTGGCGTTAGTCTTATTTTGCAGCAAGCGGTGCGCAGTATCTTCTCACCGCTGAATAAATCGGTAACTGCGCCGAGCTGGTTAAGCGGTTCATGGGAAATCAATGGCGCCTTATCGCTCACCTATAATCGTCTTTACATTATTATTTTCAGCTTGATTGTGCTGTTGCTACTGGTGTTTCTACTTAAGAAAACCTTTGTCGGTTTGCAAATGCGCGCCGTCACCCAAAACCGGGCTATGGCAAACTCCATGGGAATTCGCGCTGGTTGGGTAGATGCGCTGACCTTCGGGCTAGGATCAGGTATTGCCGGCATTGCCGGTGTTGCGCTGAGTCAGTTAACTAATGTCGGCCCCAATCTTGGTCAGTCCTACATTATTGATTCCTTTATGGTGGTGGTGTTCGGCGGTGTGGGGAATTTATTTGGTACCTTCTTCGCCGCAATGAGCCTGGGTGTTGCGAATAAATTTTTAGAGCCTTTTGCGGGCGCGGTACTGGCGAAAATATTTGTATTGGTTTTCATCATTCTGTTTATTCAGTGGCGGCCCCGGGGCTTGTTTGCCCTGAAAGGTCGCTCGGTAGAGGATTAA
- the urtC gene encoding urea ABC transporter permease subunit UrtC: MINNKIFERSAIGRLLLADKAGRYLVAALLAVTVLVPLCNLLMPAGSFFHIPTYVVVLLGKYLCYALLALALDLIWGYCGILSLGHGAFFALGGYAMGMYLMRQIGERGVYGNADLPDFMVFLNWTELPWYWYGFDNFFFAMFMVALVPAVLAFVFGWLAFRSRVSGVYLSIITQAMTYALLLAFFRNDMGFGGNNGLTDFKDILGFSLQSDITRCVLFALSALSVAGAYVLCRAIVTSKYGRVLVAIRDAESRTRFMGYRVEHFKLFVFVVSAILAGIAGALYVPQVGIINPGEFGPINSIEIVIWVAIGGRGTLYGAVIGAIAVNYAKTYFTGAFPEVWLFMLGALFVISTLYLPKGIVGVVTQIRERRAERDATSTPEPGAGS, from the coding sequence ATGATAAATAACAAAATATTTGAGCGCAGCGCGATTGGCAGATTATTACTAGCCGATAAGGCCGGCCGCTATTTGGTCGCCGCTCTCTTGGCCGTCACTGTGCTAGTGCCGCTGTGCAATTTACTTATGCCAGCAGGCAGCTTTTTCCATATTCCCACATATGTTGTGGTCTTGCTGGGTAAGTACCTCTGTTACGCGCTATTGGCCTTGGCATTAGATTTAATTTGGGGTTATTGCGGGATTCTCAGTCTGGGCCACGGTGCCTTTTTTGCCTTGGGTGGCTATGCCATGGGTATGTACCTGATGCGTCAGATTGGCGAGCGCGGCGTATATGGTAATGCTGATCTGCCTGATTTTATGGTGTTTTTAAATTGGACTGAATTGCCTTGGTATTGGTACGGATTTGATAACTTTTTCTTTGCGATGTTTATGGTTGCGCTGGTGCCCGCGGTGCTCGCCTTTGTGTTTGGCTGGCTGGCATTCCGTTCGCGAGTGAGCGGAGTGTATTTATCCATTATTACCCAGGCGATGACTTATGCCTTGTTGCTGGCGTTCTTTCGCAATGATATGGGTTTCGGCGGTAATAATGGCTTGACCGATTTCAAAGATATTTTGGGCTTTAGTTTGCAGTCTGATATCACTCGCTGCGTATTGTTTGCGCTATCAGCATTAAGTGTCGCGGGGGCCTATGTTTTGTGCCGGGCGATTGTGACCAGTAAATACGGTCGGGTCTTGGTAGCGATACGTGACGCCGAGAGTCGCACCCGTTTTATGGGTTACCGTGTTGAGCACTTTAAATTATTTGTGTTTGTGGTGTCGGCAATACTTGCTGGTATCGCCGGGGCCTTATACGTGCCGCAGGTCGGTATTATTAATCCCGGTGAGTTTGGCCCCATTAACTCGATTGAAATTGTGATCTGGGTTGCTATTGGTGGGCGGGGCACCCTATACGGTGCGGTGATTGGCGCGATTGCGGTTAACTACGCCAAGACCTATTTTACCGGTGCATTTCCAGAGGTGTGGTTGTTTATGCTCGGCGCCCTATTTGTGATCAGCACCTTGTATTTACCCAAGGGTATTGTTGGTGTGGTGACCCAAATACGTGAGCGGCGAGCGGAGCGCGATGCGACGTCGACACCAGAACCGGGAGCAGGCTCATGA
- the urtD gene encoding urea ABC transporter ATP-binding protein UrtD, whose amino-acid sequence MSAVIKSPGFHSSEIQSMLYLNGVTKSFDGFKAINNLSLDIAPGELRAIIGPNGAGKSTMMDIITGKTRPDKGEVRFRDTIDLIQYDEADIANLGIGRKFQKPTVVETLTVWENVELALAGTRSVLRALFHKLSSEQGDKINEVIKLVGLKAKTSDLAGSLSHGQKQWLEIGMLIVQGPELLLVDEPAAGMTDHETMETAALLKEINKDHTVVVVEHDMDFIKALDSKVTVLHEGSVLAEGRLEVVSANPRVIEVYLGR is encoded by the coding sequence ATGAGTGCAGTGATTAAAAGTCCTGGATTTCATAGCAGTGAAATCCAGAGCATGTTGTACCTGAACGGCGTCACCAAAAGTTTTGACGGTTTTAAGGCGATTAATAATTTATCGCTGGATATTGCGCCGGGGGAGTTGCGGGCGATTATTGGTCCCAATGGTGCCGGAAAAAGCACCATGATGGATATTATTACCGGCAAGACCCGGCCAGATAAGGGTGAGGTTCGGTTTAGGGACACCATTGATCTTATTCAATACGATGAGGCCGATATCGCCAATCTTGGTATTGGTCGCAAGTTTCAGAAGCCTACCGTAGTTGAAACCCTGACAGTGTGGGAAAACGTGGAGCTGGCGTTGGCAGGCACGCGCAGTGTGCTTCGCGCTTTATTTCATAAGCTGAGCAGTGAGCAGGGCGATAAAATTAATGAGGTCATTAAGCTTGTGGGGCTAAAGGCAAAAACCAGTGATCTGGCTGGCAGTTTGTCCCATGGCCAAAAGCAGTGGTTAGAAATCGGTATGTTGATTGTGCAGGGTCCTGAGCTTTTGCTGGTAGATGAGCCGGCGGCGGGAATGACCGATCATGAAACGATGGAAACCGCGGCACTGCTAAAAGAAATTAATAAAGACCATACCGTGGTGGTCGTTGAGCATGATATGGATTTTATTAAAGCGCTGGACAGTAAAGTGACGGTCTTGCATGAGGGGAGTGTATTAGCTGAGGGGCGGCTTGAAGTAGTCTCAGCCAACCCCCGTGTTATCGAAGTCTATTTGGGGCGCTGA
- the urtE gene encoding urea ABC transporter ATP-binding subunit UrtE produces the protein MLLVNEIDLYYGASQALKKVDVVAEKGQVTCILGRNGVGKSSLARAITGRHPIRGGNITWEGKDISGMGPADRARAGIAYVPQGREIFSQLTVQENLYTGYAPLKRSQRTISPEIFDLFPVLKSMLRRRGGDLSGGQQQQLAIARALITRPRLLVLDEPTEGIQPSIIKDIQNVITILRQQGEMAIVLVEQYFDFARALADNYAVMDRGEVILSGRGDDMVEEDVRRHMTV, from the coding sequence ATGTTGCTTGTGAATGAAATTGATCTTTATTACGGCGCGAGTCAGGCGCTTAAGAAAGTAGATGTGGTGGCAGAGAAAGGCCAGGTAACCTGCATATTAGGGCGTAACGGGGTAGGAAAATCTAGCTTGGCGCGGGCGATAACTGGCCGTCATCCGATTCGTGGTGGCAACATTACGTGGGAAGGCAAAGATATTAGCGGCATGGGCCCAGCCGATCGGGCGCGGGCGGGAATTGCCTATGTGCCCCAGGGCCGAGAAATCTTTTCGCAGCTCACTGTTCAGGAGAATTTGTACACGGGTTACGCGCCGTTAAAGCGCAGTCAGCGGACTATTAGCCCGGAGATTTTTGATTTGTTTCCAGTACTTAAAAGCATGCTGCGTAGACGCGGCGGAGATTTATCTGGTGGTCAACAGCAGCAGCTGGCGATTGCCAGGGCCTTAATCACGCGGCCGCGCTTATTGGTGCTGGATGAACCCACAGAGGGTATTCAGCCCTCTATTATTAAAGATATTCAGAACGTGATTACCATATTGCGCCAGCAGGGTGAGATGGCAATTGTCTTGGTTGAGCAATATTTCGATTTCGCTCGGGCATTGGCGGACAATTACGCGGTGATGGATCGCGGCGAAGTCATTCTTTCCGGCCGCGGTGACGATATGGTGGAAGAAGACGTGCGCCGGCATATGACGGTGTAA
- a CDS encoding TorF family putative porin encodes MKKMKTLLAASVAAASMTMVAAPASAEVSASVSVASLYLWRGFDLSDGSPAVSGDITYSTGGFYAGVWGSSGDDTYGQEVDYYAGFATEVGPLSVDLSVWNYVYPGVSAGFADNGDTFGDLSEIILGLGMGPVSVTIYDNIAGANGYFYYTAGLDVGSFSFLAGGTDNKDEDANYAHFDVSYAYNDNVSFTFSQMIDEDNDDDLRFVVSYSLPIAM; translated from the coding sequence ATGAAAAAAATGAAAACCCTTTTGGCTGCAAGCGTTGCAGCTGCATCAATGACCATGGTTGCTGCTCCCGCTTCTGCAGAAGTAAGTGCCAGCGTTAGCGTTGCTAGTTTGTACCTTTGGCGTGGTTTCGACCTAAGTGATGGATCGCCTGCAGTTTCTGGTGACATTACTTATAGCACCGGTGGTTTTTACGCGGGTGTTTGGGGATCTAGCGGTGATGATACATACGGTCAAGAAGTTGACTACTATGCTGGCTTCGCTACTGAAGTAGGACCATTAAGCGTTGACCTAAGCGTATGGAACTATGTGTATCCAGGTGTATCAGCGGGCTTTGCTGACAATGGCGACACGTTTGGTGATCTGAGCGAGATTATTCTTGGTTTGGGCATGGGTCCGGTTAGCGTAACAATCTATGACAATATTGCTGGTGCCAATGGTTACTTCTACTACACTGCCGGTCTTGATGTAGGGAGCTTCTCTTTCCTAGCCGGTGGTACTGACAATAAAGACGAAGATGCAAACTACGCTCACTTCGACGTGTCTTACGCTTATAACGACAATGTGAGCTTTACTTTTAGCCAGATGATTGACGAAGATAATGATGACGATTTGAGATTCGTTGTTTCTTATAGCTTGCCAATCGCAATGTAA
- the glnK gene encoding P-II family nitrogen regulator, with amino-acid sequence MKLITAVIKPFKLDDVREALSDIGVQGITVTEVKGFGRQKGHTELYRGAEYVVDFLPKVKIEVAVADDSVEPTIEAISKSANTGKIGDGKIFVTALEQVIRIRTGETGEEAI; translated from the coding sequence ATGAAATTGATTACGGCTGTTATTAAGCCATTCAAACTCGATGATGTGCGCGAAGCGCTGTCTGACATCGGCGTACAGGGCATAACTGTCACCGAAGTAAAAGGTTTTGGTCGTCAGAAAGGTCACACTGAACTTTACCGTGGCGCTGAGTATGTTGTCGATTTTCTGCCTAAGGTGAAGATTGAAGTCGCTGTCGCAGATGACTCGGTTGAACCGACCATCGAAGCAATAAGCAAGTCAGCTAACACTGGCAAAATAGGCGACGGCAAGATTTTTGTCACTGCGCTTGAGCAGGTTATTCGAATTCGTACCGGTGAAACTGGCGAAGAAGCCATTTAG
- a CDS encoding ammonium transporter, translating to MEDIIQVKYALDTFYFLVMGAFVMWMAAGFAMLEAGLVRAKNTTEILTKNIALFAVACTMYLLCGYTIMYGGSEGGILPDAWFGNSIADASVEEVLASNGDTYYSGSSDFFFQVVFVATAMSIVSGAVAERMKLWAFLAFAVVMTGVIYPLQGSWSWGGGFLSEAGFSDFAGSGIVHMTGASAALAGVLLLGARKGKYGESGQVNAIPGANMPMATLGTFILWMGWFGFNGGSELMVSNIDEANATAQVFVNTNAAASGGLIAAMIVARLLFGKTDLTMVLNGALAGLVAITADPLSPDPVVATLIGAVGGVLVVFSILALDKIKIDDPVGAISVHGVVGLWGVMAVPFNNSDATFGMQIYGAFVIFAWTFVASLVIWGILKAVMGIRVSEEEEYEGVDLSECGMEAYPEFTNK from the coding sequence ATGGAAGACATCATACAGGTCAAGTACGCCCTGGACACATTTTACTTCCTGGTTATGGGCGCGTTCGTAATGTGGATGGCAGCAGGTTTTGCCATGCTCGAAGCCGGTTTGGTTCGTGCAAAAAACACCACAGAAATCTTAACCAAGAACATCGCGCTATTTGCGGTGGCTTGTACTATGTACTTATTGTGTGGCTACACAATTATGTACGGCGGTTCAGAAGGTGGCATTCTGCCAGACGCATGGTTCGGTAATTCAATTGCTGACGCGTCGGTAGAAGAAGTGCTGGCTTCAAACGGTGACACTTACTACTCTGGTTCATCTGACTTCTTCTTCCAAGTGGTATTCGTGGCAACCGCTATGTCTATCGTTTCGGGTGCGGTTGCAGAGCGTATGAAGCTGTGGGCTTTCTTGGCCTTTGCAGTTGTCATGACTGGTGTTATCTACCCACTTCAAGGTTCTTGGAGCTGGGGCGGCGGTTTCTTGTCTGAAGCAGGTTTCTCTGACTTCGCAGGTTCCGGTATTGTCCACATGACAGGTGCTTCTGCAGCACTGGCTGGTGTATTGCTGCTTGGCGCTCGTAAAGGCAAGTATGGCGAGAGCGGTCAAGTGAATGCGATCCCTGGTGCGAACATGCCAATGGCAACATTGGGTACCTTCATCCTGTGGATGGGCTGGTTCGGCTTCAACGGCGGCTCTGAGTTGATGGTGTCTAACATCGACGAGGCGAACGCAACTGCTCAGGTATTTGTTAATACTAATGCTGCGGCAAGTGGTGGTTTGATTGCTGCGATGATCGTTGCTCGCTTGTTGTTCGGCAAGACAGATTTAACCATGGTGCTGAACGGCGCGCTGGCTGGTCTGGTTGCAATTACTGCTGACCCGCTTTCTCCTGATCCAGTTGTTGCTACATTGATTGGTGCTGTTGGCGGTGTGTTGGTTGTGTTCTCAATCCTAGCCCTAGACAAAATCAAGATTGACGATCCAGTGGGCGCTATCTCTGTCCACGGTGTTGTTGGTCTTTGGGGTGTGATGGCGGTGCCATTCAACAACAGCGATGCTACTTTCGGTATGCAGATCTACGGTGCGTTCGTGATCTTTGCTTGGACCTTCGTGGCCAGCCTAGTGATCTGGGGTATCTTGAAAGCAGTCATGGGTATCCGTGTATCAGAAGAGGAAGAGTACGAAGGTGTCGACCTCTCTGAATGCGGCATGGAAGCTTATCCAGAATTCACCAACAAGTAA
- the glnK gene encoding P-II family nitrogen regulator, with amino-acid sequence MKLVSAVIKPFKLDDVRAALSEIGVQGVTVTEVKGFGRQKGHTELYRGAEYVVDFLPKVKLEIAVADDLLEKVIDTVTKAANTGKIGDGKIFVTTLEQVIRIRTGETGEDAI; translated from the coding sequence ATGAAATTAGTCAGTGCGGTGATCAAACCGTTTAAGTTAGATGATGTCCGTGCGGCGCTGTCAGAGATTGGCGTGCAAGGTGTAACCGTGACCGAGGTAAAAGGCTTTGGTCGGCAGAAGGGGCATACCGAGCTATATCGCGGCGCCGAGTACGTGGTCGATTTTTTACCTAAGGTAAAACTAGAGATTGCGGTTGCAGACGATTTACTTGAAAAAGTGATCGATACTGTGACCAAGGCGGCGAATACCGGCAAAATTGGTGATGGCAAGATTTTTGTTACCACCCTCGAGCAGGTTATTCGTATCCGCACCGGCGAAACCGGCGAAGACGCAATTTAG
- a CDS encoding HAD family hydrolase — translation MKKIKLLCFDLDDTLWLSRPVIEQAEQVFYNYLSDITPELTKRFSPESLRAHRAEYLSRHPELEHQISQWRTASLTEALALSGYQSQSANLARQAFEVFLEARQKITLFPHCEDVIGRLSENYILISLTNGNADLSRQAVGKYFSANYQAEHVKAAKPSPELFLKALEIADCQADEAIHIGDHVIDDVSGAKALGLLAIQACLKPDSPLPHALADDHFHDWRDLPDKIQRLTSR, via the coding sequence ATGAAAAAGATTAAACTACTATGCTTCGACCTAGACGATACGCTATGGCTAAGTAGGCCCGTCATCGAACAAGCTGAGCAGGTTTTTTATAATTATCTGTCAGATATAACACCTGAACTGACTAAGCGCTTCAGCCCAGAGTCCCTCCGTGCCCACCGCGCAGAATATTTAAGCCGCCACCCCGAGCTTGAACACCAAATTTCTCAGTGGCGCACTGCAAGCCTTACCGAAGCATTAGCACTCAGCGGCTACCAAAGCCAAAGCGCAAATTTAGCGCGCCAAGCTTTTGAGGTATTTCTTGAAGCAAGACAAAAAATTACGCTTTTCCCACACTGCGAAGACGTCATAGGAAGACTCAGCGAAAACTATATACTCATCAGCTTAACTAACGGTAATGCCGACCTCAGCAGACAAGCGGTAGGTAAATACTTCAGCGCCAACTACCAAGCCGAGCACGTAAAGGCCGCCAAGCCGAGCCCTGAGCTTTTTCTAAAAGCCTTAGAGATCGCCGACTGCCAAGCAGATGAGGCGATACACATTGGTGACCATGTGATTGATGATGTCAGCGGCGCCAAGGCACTCGGCTTACTCGCCATTCAGGCTTGTCTGAAGCCAGATTCACCGCTGCCTCACGCCCTCGCCGACGATCACTTTCATGATTGGCGAGATTTACCGGACAAGATCCAGCGGCTAACATCACGCTAA
- a CDS encoding alpha/beta hydrolase family protein, with protein MAKTSLQPVKKSPPWWRSLPDDFYCQSDGTELDSEYPLKVYGTAMMDRVMRTGLSLMISGALLPQVIKREGLSREREWMDFYAHLAEQRDVDQVFIAPPKVDITEHKIGKFAYKPKDIPAVELRFESPFTPLNPALTESYLSYTRNRTARAQYWRHPDGPRPTLIFVHGVVESSYAFNSLFFSLKTFYDNGYDVLLMIQPFHGDRAERCHPFSGYGLFSGGFSQLNEGLLQAVSDLRVFVDYLFERGAPHVGISGLSLGGYLSSVMAVVEPRLAFCIPNSPLVAPVDTVRDWVPIGRAMEIVGKRIGLSPLDLRRGMAIHSPLSYQPKLDPDRVMIIGGAGDRFTPPRFVRLLHSHWPESHLHWFPGNHLVHLGQQEYLKLMRHFMDSHCQNISYS; from the coding sequence ATGGCAAAAACTTCGTTGCAGCCAGTGAAAAAATCGCCGCCGTGGTGGCGGTCCTTGCCTGACGACTTTTATTGCCAGTCTGATGGCACCGAACTTGACAGCGAATACCCGCTAAAAGTTTACGGCACGGCGATGATGGACCGGGTGATGCGGACGGGCTTGTCCCTGATGATTTCTGGTGCTTTGCTGCCCCAGGTAATAAAGCGCGAGGGTTTGAGCCGCGAGCGTGAATGGATGGATTTTTATGCTCATTTAGCCGAGCAGCGCGATGTCGATCAGGTTTTTATAGCCCCGCCAAAAGTAGATATTACTGAGCATAAAATTGGCAAGTTCGCCTACAAGCCCAAAGATATCCCGGCGGTAGAGTTACGCTTTGAAAGCCCGTTTACTCCCTTAAATCCCGCACTTACCGAGAGCTATTTAAGCTACACCCGCAACCGCACTGCCAGAGCGCAGTATTGGCGTCATCCTGACGGGCCTCGTCCAACCTTAATTTTTGTACATGGGGTCGTTGAAAGCTCGTATGCCTTTAATAGTCTGTTTTTCTCGCTCAAAACGTTTTATGACAACGGCTACGATGTGTTGCTAATGATTCAGCCTTTTCATGGTGATCGTGCCGAGCGCTGCCATCCATTTAGCGGCTATGGCTTATTTTCCGGGGGCTTCTCGCAATTGAATGAGGGCCTGCTGCAGGCGGTGTCAGATTTAAGAGTCTTTGTAGATTACTTGTTTGAGCGCGGCGCTCCCCATGTGGGAATTAGCGGTTTGAGTTTGGGCGGATACTTAAGTTCGGTGATGGCGGTGGTGGAACCACGGCTGGCGTTCTGTATCCCCAATTCACCGCTGGTTGCGCCGGTGGACACCGTGCGTGACTGGGTGCCTATTGGTCGTGCAATGGAGATAGTTGGTAAGCGTATTGGCTTGAGCCCCTTAGATTTACGACGTGGAATGGCGATACACAGCCCGCTTAGCTATCAGCCGAAACTCGATCCAGACAGGGTGATGATAATTGGTGGTGCGGGCGATAGATTTACACCGCCACGCTTCGTGCGATTATTGCACTCGCATTGGCCTGAATCACATTTGCATTGGTTCCCCGGCAATCATCTTGTGCATCTGGGGCAGCAAGAATACTTGAAGCTAATGCGTCATTTTATGGATAGTCACTGCCAGAACATAAGCTATTCGTAG
- a CDS encoding DUF484 family protein yields MDTVSSKKDGLPSESEVARYLRNHPGFFLNNEDLLTELKITHKTGKAVSLLERQVEVLRERNMDMRSRISSMLDNAQRNDLLFEKSKTLILALLEARRAEEFSNSLCRHLVSDFKDIDYASLIIFADPNRVGGNALRVVSPEQAQEQIGSLLRGKKAVCGVLRGEELSFLFGKHADHIGSAALMPIQAGNIDGVVAIASKDPQHFKSSMGTIFLEYIADVVNRTLPKLMKGPFI; encoded by the coding sequence GTGGACACTGTAAGCTCGAAAAAAGACGGACTTCCCAGCGAAAGCGAAGTAGCGCGTTATCTTCGCAATCATCCCGGTTTCTTTCTGAATAACGAAGATCTACTGACAGAACTTAAGATCACCCACAAAACCGGAAAAGCGGTCAGCTTGTTAGAGCGGCAGGTAGAAGTATTGCGCGAGCGCAATATGGACATGCGCTCACGCATCAGCAGTATGCTAGACAATGCCCAGCGCAATGATCTGCTGTTCGAGAAGAGCAAAACCCTGATTTTAGCGCTTCTAGAGGCGCGCCGTGCGGAAGAGTTCAGCAATAGCCTTTGTCGTCATTTGGTAAGCGACTTTAAAGATATCGATTACGCAAGCCTGATTATATTTGCCGACCCCAACAGGGTTGGCGGCAATGCCCTAAGAGTTGTGAGCCCCGAGCAAGCACAAGAACAAATTGGTAGTTTGTTACGCGGTAAAAAAGCGGTCTGCGGTGTGCTGCGAGGCGAGGAATTGAGCTTTCTGTTTGGCAAACATGCCGATCATATTGGCTCCGCTGCCTTGATGCCTATTCAAGCTGGCAATATTGACGGGGTTGTCGCTATCGCCAGCAAGGACCCACAACACTTTAAATCCAGCATGGGCACAATATTCCTAGAATATATTGCCGACGTTGTTAACCGTACGCTACCAAAGCTAATGAAAGGGCCATTTATTTAA
- the dapF gene encoding diaminopimelate epimerase, whose protein sequence is MLLRFTKMHGLGNDFVVIDLITQRFKLKPHHIRKIADRHFGIGCDQVLTVEIPTQPDVDFCYRIYNAEGSEVEQCGNGARCFARFIRDKRMTGKHKIKVETLAGIIELELTENRQVRVDMGEPILDPKRIPFTADQQASDYALDVNGDTWHVGAVSMGNPHVIFPVTDVDTAPVETIGPVTESHPRFPQRVNVGFMQIVDRDTIRLRVFERGVGETLACGTGACAAVVSGIVQGKLNTTVTVHLPGGNLSIHWQGPGQPVIMTGPAATVFEGQIQI, encoded by the coding sequence ATGCTATTACGCTTTACCAAAATGCATGGCCTGGGGAATGATTTTGTCGTTATCGACCTCATTACCCAGCGCTTCAAGCTCAAACCGCACCATATTCGCAAAATAGCTGATCGCCATTTTGGCATTGGCTGTGACCAAGTTCTTACCGTCGAAATTCCCACTCAGCCTGATGTCGACTTTTGCTATCGGATTTACAATGCCGAAGGCAGTGAAGTTGAACAGTGCGGTAACGGCGCGCGCTGCTTTGCGCGCTTTATTCGCGACAAACGGATGACCGGCAAGCACAAGATCAAAGTTGAAACACTGGCCGGCATCATTGAGCTAGAACTTACTGAAAATCGGCAAGTTCGCGTCGATATGGGCGAACCCATACTCGACCCGAAGCGGATTCCCTTCACAGCAGACCAGCAAGCAAGCGACTACGCTTTGGATGTAAACGGCGATACTTGGCACGTTGGCGCGGTTTCGATGGGGAACCCCCATGTCATTTTCCCGGTTACCGATGTCGATACCGCGCCGGTAGAAACCATTGGCCCAGTCACTGAGTCCCACCCGCGCTTTCCGCAACGCGTCAACGTTGGGTTTATGCAGATAGTCGACCGAGACACGATTCGGCTGCGAGTATTCGAACGCGGTGTTGGCGAAACGCTGGCCTGCGGCACTGGCGCCTGCGCAGCGGTGGTAAGCGGCATCGTTCAGGGCAAGCTCAACACAACGGTGACCGTACACCTGCCGGGCGGCAACTTAAGTATTCACTGGCAAGGCCCAGGACAGCCCGTTATTATGACCGGTCCAGCAGCGACGGTTTTTGAAGGCCAGATACAAATATAG